A single window of Hippocampus zosterae strain Florida chromosome 15, ASM2543408v3, whole genome shotgun sequence DNA harbors:
- the LOC127616752 gene encoding transcription factor JunD-like, whose protein sequence is MDTSLPPGTVFKSPRNPSTTSSHTNMMKKDINLNLDTQPSEPKANTLRDADVLLNSPDLGLLKLTSPDLERLIIQSNGLVGAANPTSQFLYPKSASDEQEFAEGFVKALEDLHKQNQLSEAGCVSVDRLELLGAANAVGSSALQTSDFPVYTTLNGYAASPLGGTTINYSTDTIPFLPPPSHLSPQQQSTAATLSRLQSAGGTVKDEPQTVPDMQSLGDSPPLSPIDMDNQERIKAERKKLRNRIAASKCRKRKLERISRLEDKVKSLKTQNTELASTASVLREQVAQLKQKVMNHVSSGCQLLPNQVQAY, encoded by the coding sequence ATGGACACGAGCCTACCCCCAGGCACTGTGTTCAAATCTCCGAGGAACCCCAGCACCACCTCTTCCCACACCAACATGATGAAGAAGGACATCAATCTCAACCTGGACACGCAGCCCTCCGAGCCCAAGGCCAATACGCTGCGCGACGCCGACGTGCTGCTCAATTCGCCGGATTTGGGACTACTCAAGCTAACCTCCCCCGACCTGGAGCGTCTCATCATTCAGTCCAACGGGCTGGTGGGCGCCGCCAACCCGACGTCCCAGTTCCTCTACCCGAAGTCGGCCAGCGACGAGCAGGAGTTCGCGGAAGGCTTCGTCAAGGCTCTGGAGGATTTGCACAAGCAGAACCAGTTGAGCGAAGCGGGCTGCGTCTCGGTGGACAGGCTGGAGCTCCTCGGAGCCGCCAACGCGGTGGGCTCGTCCGCGCTCCAGACGTCGGACTTCCCCGTGTACACCACGCTGAACGGCTACGCCGCCAGCCCGCTGGGCGGCACCACGATCAATTATTCCACCGACACCATCCCTTTCCTGCCGCCTCCGTCACACCTCAGCCCGCAGCAGCAATCCACTGCAGCGACGCTGTCCCGGCTCCAGTCCGCTGGTGGCACCGTGAAGGACGAGCCGCAGACGGTTCCAGACATGCAGAGCCTCGGGGACAGCCCGCCCCTCTCCCCGATTGACATGGACAACCAGGAGCGAATTAAGGCGGAGAGGAAAAAACTGCGCAACCGGATAGCTGCCTCCAAGTGCCGCAAGAGGAAACTGGAGAGGATCTCTCGGCTGGAGGACAAGGTGAAGAGTCTGAAGACGCAGAACACCGAACTGGCGTCCACGGCCAGCGTGCTCCGGGAGCAGGTGGCTCAGCTCAAGCAGAAGGTTATGAACCACGTCAGCAGCGGATGTCAACTTTTACCAAACCAGGTCCAAGCTTACTAA